A genome region from Streptomyces pratensis includes the following:
- a CDS encoding phytanoyl-CoA dioxygenase family protein, with protein MSDATTTAPHIGTAVQDLYTAGITACRGAFAPQWADAMREDIETAFAEARGREGGAVGRGPHRFYVEIHPEQLRGFVDLVDHPWVRAVSEAVLGADYRIVELGFDVPLAGAVNQPWHRDFPMPDATRHRRRLTSLAFNLTAVDTREDMGPFEIAPGTQWDDDARFGHAMFPPRDTYPRYAALAERKYPGRGDISARSALTVHRGTANLSSDSRPVLVLGIDAPGAGNDAQHDMAVTREYWASLPGRVRAHLHCPVVEKLTPIVQKHTIEGLVMGDA; from the coding sequence ATGTCCGACGCCACGACCACCGCCCCGCACATCGGCACGGCCGTGCAGGACCTGTACACGGCCGGCATCACCGCGTGCCGGGGCGCCTTCGCCCCGCAGTGGGCCGATGCGATGCGCGAGGACATCGAGACGGCCTTCGCCGAGGCGCGGGGCCGGGAGGGCGGAGCGGTCGGCCGGGGGCCGCACCGCTTCTACGTGGAGATCCACCCCGAGCAGCTGCGGGGATTCGTGGACCTCGTCGACCATCCGTGGGTGCGTGCGGTGTCCGAGGCCGTCCTGGGGGCCGACTACCGCATAGTCGAGCTGGGTTTCGACGTCCCGCTGGCCGGGGCGGTGAACCAGCCCTGGCACCGGGACTTCCCCATGCCGGACGCCACCCGTCACCGGCGCCGGCTGACGTCTCTCGCGTTCAACCTCACCGCCGTGGACACACGCGAGGACATGGGGCCGTTCGAGATCGCGCCGGGCACCCAGTGGGACGACGACGCCCGCTTCGGGCACGCGATGTTCCCGCCCCGCGACACCTACCCGCGCTACGCCGCACTCGCCGAGCGCAAGTACCCGGGCCGAGGGGACATCTCGGCCCGCTCCGCGCTGACGGTCCACCGGGGCACCGCCAACCTCTCGTCCGACTCCCGGCCGGTCCTCGTGCTCGGCATCGACGCGCCGGGGGCGGGCAACGACGCGCAGCACGACATGGCGGTGACGAGGGAGTACTGGGCTTCGCTGCCGGGGAGGGTGCGCGCCCATCTCCACTGCCCGGTCGTGGAGAAGCTGACCCCCATCGTCCAGAAGCACACCATCGAGGGTCTGGTCATGGGCGACGCCTGA
- a CDS encoding RICIN domain-containing protein has protein sequence MPLNRRQLMTGALVTAAAATTAGRWATTATAAEGVMAAARGGHYSPNASPLHPTAFLKLPPGRVTAKGWLAGQLRLQLEGLCGRYEEFSHFLDFEASGWVRPDRGGWEEVPYWLRGYTDLAIVTGDATALAGARRWIDAILTTQQSDGFFGPKSLRTSLNGGPDFWPFLPLVQALRSWQEYDGDNRIIPFLSRFFRYMNAQGPGAFNTSWIALRWGDGLDSVYWLFNRTGDTLLLDLADKIHRYGADWGDSLVNPHNVNIAQGFREPAQYALRSGAQQDTRDTYGTYAKAMDRYGQFPGGGFAGDENARPGHGDPRQGFETCGIVEFMASHQLLTRITGDPLWADRCEELAFNSLPASLDPSGKAIHYVTSANSVDLDNVPKRDRQFQNGFAMQAYLPGVDQYRCCPHNYGMGWPYFVEELWLATPDGGLAAAMYAACEVTAKVADGTEVTFTEETGYPFTDTVTLSLKSPKPLRFPLVLRVPAWCAEPDIRVNGRRVTAPAGPAFTRVERTWADGDKVTLRLPQRTAVRTWDDNHGSVSVDHGPLTYSLRIGESYERIGGTEQFPEYAVHATTPWNYGLVLDGARPAHSLRRRSTGRAPGDNPFTLEGTPLVMTARARRIPEWSADDEHVVAPLQQSPARSSEPVEEVTLVPMGAARLRITSFPTAGPDAAPWLADRWYRMGNRNSGKVLGVDGMSTANSAHVVQFGDTGTADHLWRLVPNGDGWYRIRNQHSGKVLGVDLMSTANSAHVVQFDDNDTADHLWQLVPNGDGWYRIRNRNSDKVLGVDGMSTADSAHVVQYDDNGTADHLWQLLG, from the coding sequence ATGCCCCTGAACCGCAGGCAACTCATGACCGGTGCTCTGGTCACCGCCGCGGCGGCCACCACGGCCGGCCGCTGGGCCACCACCGCGACCGCCGCGGAGGGCGTGATGGCCGCAGCCCGCGGTGGCCACTACTCCCCCAACGCCTCGCCGCTGCACCCGACGGCCTTTCTGAAGCTGCCGCCCGGCCGGGTCACCGCCAAGGGCTGGCTCGCCGGCCAGCTCCGGCTCCAGCTGGAGGGCCTCTGCGGCCGCTACGAGGAGTTCTCGCACTTCCTCGACTTCGAGGCCTCCGGCTGGGTCCGTCCCGACCGGGGCGGCTGGGAGGAAGTCCCCTACTGGCTGCGCGGATACACGGACCTCGCGATCGTCACCGGGGACGCGACGGCGCTGGCCGGCGCCCGCCGGTGGATCGACGCGATCCTCACGACCCAGCAGTCCGACGGCTTCTTCGGACCGAAGTCCCTGCGGACCTCGCTCAACGGCGGCCCTGACTTCTGGCCCTTCCTGCCCCTGGTCCAGGCGCTGCGCTCCTGGCAGGAGTACGACGGCGACAACCGGATCATCCCGTTCCTCAGCAGGTTCTTCCGCTACATGAACGCCCAGGGCCCCGGCGCCTTCAACACCAGCTGGATCGCGCTGCGCTGGGGCGACGGCCTGGACAGCGTGTACTGGCTGTTCAACCGCACCGGTGACACCCTCCTGCTCGACCTCGCCGACAAGATCCACCGCTACGGGGCCGACTGGGGCGACAGCCTGGTCAACCCGCACAACGTCAACATCGCCCAGGGCTTCCGCGAACCCGCCCAGTACGCCCTGCGCAGCGGCGCGCAGCAGGACACCCGGGACACCTACGGGACGTACGCCAAGGCCATGGACCGGTACGGGCAGTTTCCGGGCGGCGGATTCGCCGGGGACGAGAACGCCCGGCCGGGGCACGGGGACCCCCGGCAGGGTTTCGAGACCTGCGGGATCGTCGAGTTCATGGCGAGCCACCAGCTGCTCACCCGGATCACGGGCGACCCGCTCTGGGCCGACCGCTGCGAGGAGCTGGCCTTCAACTCGCTGCCCGCGTCACTCGACCCGTCGGGCAAGGCGATCCACTACGTCACCAGCGCCAACAGCGTCGACCTGGACAACGTGCCCAAGCGGGACCGGCAGTTCCAGAACGGCTTCGCCATGCAGGCGTACCTGCCGGGCGTCGACCAGTACCGCTGCTGCCCGCACAACTACGGGATGGGCTGGCCCTACTTCGTCGAGGAGCTCTGGCTCGCCACCCCGGACGGCGGTCTCGCCGCGGCGATGTACGCGGCCTGCGAGGTGACCGCGAAGGTCGCCGACGGCACGGAGGTCACCTTCACCGAGGAGACCGGCTACCCGTTCACGGACACCGTCACGCTCTCCCTCAAGTCCCCGAAGCCACTCCGTTTCCCCCTGGTGCTGCGCGTGCCCGCATGGTGCGCCGAGCCGGACATCCGTGTGAACGGCAGGCGGGTCACCGCCCCCGCGGGCCCGGCCTTCACCCGCGTCGAGCGCACCTGGGCCGACGGCGACAAGGTCACCCTGCGCCTCCCGCAGCGCACCGCCGTACGCACCTGGGACGACAACCACGGCTCGGTCAGCGTCGACCACGGGCCGCTGACCTACTCCCTGCGCATCGGGGAGTCGTACGAACGCATAGGCGGCACCGAGCAGTTCCCGGAGTACGCGGTCCACGCCACCACCCCGTGGAACTACGGCCTCGTCCTGGACGGGGCGCGGCCCGCCCATTCGCTGCGCCGCCGCTCCACCGGCCGCGCCCCCGGCGACAACCCCTTCACGCTGGAGGGCACCCCGCTCGTCATGACCGCCCGCGCCCGCCGCATCCCCGAGTGGAGCGCGGACGACGAGCACGTGGTGGCGCCCCTCCAGCAGAGCCCCGCCCGCAGCAGCGAGCCGGTCGAGGAGGTCACGCTCGTCCCGATGGGCGCGGCACGGCTGCGGATCACGTCCTTCCCGACGGCGGGTCCGGATGCCGCACCCTGGCTGGCGGACCGGTGGTACCGGATGGGCAACCGCAATTCCGGCAAGGTGCTGGGCGTGGACGGCATGTCCACCGCGAACAGCGCCCACGTCGTCCAGTTCGGCGACACCGGGACCGCCGACCATCTGTGGCGGCTCGTGCCCAACGGTGACGGCTGGTACCGCATCCGCAACCAGCACTCGGGCAAGGTGCTCGGCGTGGATCTCATGTCCACCGCGAACAGCGCCCACGTCGTGCAGTTCGACGACAACGACACCGCGGACCACCTGTGGCAGCTCGTGCCCAACGGTGACGGCTGGTACCGCATCCGCAACCGCAACTCGGACAAGGTCCTCGGCGTGGACGGCATGTCCACCGCCGACAGCGCCCACGTAGTCCAGTACGACGACAACGGCACCGCGGACCACCTGTGGCAGCTGCTCGGATGA
- a CDS encoding ABC transporter substrate-binding protein, producing MMTQRRSRTLAAACLLAATATLAVSGCSKSETSNSAGGDSSQGAQAAKSPEAASGPGCSLQSYGAPKIDLKDAVVGFSQSEKEANPFRIAETQSIKDEAAKIGVKKLLTTNAQSQLSKQISDIQDMLSQGAQFLIIAPLNSDGLEPALKAAAAKRVPVLTIDRKVNSEACKDYVAFLGSDFVEQGKRAADAMIKATGGKGKVAILLGASGNNVTTDRTKGFVDQIEAEAPGIEIVAQQTGEFARDKGQQVMEQLIQSKPDITAVYAENDEMGLGAVTALKAAGKKPGKDVKIVSVDGTRNAVQALVNGEYNAVIESNPRFGPLAFATAQKFYGGEEIPENVIITDRAYDETNAKESLGGAY from the coding sequence ATGATGACCCAGCGTCGATCCCGTACCCTCGCCGCGGCCTGCCTGCTCGCCGCCACCGCCACGCTGGCCGTTTCCGGCTGCTCCAAGTCGGAGACCTCGAACAGCGCGGGCGGTGACAGCAGCCAGGGAGCACAGGCGGCCAAGTCCCCCGAGGCCGCGTCCGGTCCCGGCTGTTCGCTGCAGAGCTACGGCGCACCCAAGATCGACCTCAAGGACGCGGTGGTCGGCTTCTCCCAGTCGGAGAAGGAGGCCAACCCGTTCCGTATCGCCGAGACCCAGTCGATCAAGGACGAGGCCGCCAAGATCGGCGTCAAGAAGCTGCTCACCACCAACGCCCAGTCGCAGCTCTCCAAGCAGATCAGCGACATCCAGGACATGCTCTCCCAGGGTGCGCAGTTCCTCATCATCGCGCCGCTGAACTCCGACGGCCTCGAGCCGGCCCTCAAGGCCGCGGCGGCGAAGAGGGTGCCCGTCCTCACCATCGACCGCAAGGTCAACTCCGAGGCCTGCAAGGACTACGTGGCCTTCCTCGGCTCCGACTTCGTCGAGCAGGGCAAGCGGGCCGCCGACGCGATGATCAAGGCGACCGGTGGCAAGGGCAAGGTGGCGATCCTCCTCGGCGCCTCGGGCAACAACGTGACCACCGACCGGACCAAGGGCTTCGTCGACCAGATCGAGGCCGAGGCCCCCGGCATCGAGATCGTCGCCCAGCAGACCGGCGAGTTCGCCCGCGACAAGGGCCAGCAGGTCATGGAGCAGCTCATCCAGTCCAAGCCCGACATCACCGCCGTCTACGCCGAGAACGACGAGATGGGCCTCGGCGCCGTCACCGCGCTGAAGGCCGCCGGCAAGAAGCCCGGCAAGGACGTCAAGATCGTCTCGGTCGACGGCACCCGCAACGCCGTGCAGGCCCTGGTCAACGGCGAGTACAACGCCGTCATCGAGTCCAACCCGCGCTTCGGCCCGCTTGCCTTCGCGACCGCCCAGAAGTTCTACGGCGGCGAGGAGATCCCCGAGAACGTCATCATCACCGACCGCGCCTACGACGAGACCAACGCCAAGGAATCGCTCGGCGGGGCGTACTGA
- a CDS encoding sugar ABC transporter ATP-binding protein, producing MAPPEAVPQAPEAAGSTASAVLEARSVSKRFPGVVALDDVTFSLRAGETHALVGENGAGKSTLIKVLTGVYRPDGGELRMTGEPVRFARPFEAQQAGISTIYQEVNLVPLMSVARNIFLGREPRNRFGLIDFARMHRETGELLDGFGVRVDPRRPLHTLGVGTQQMVALARAVSVNAQVVIMDEPTSSLEPREVETLFRVIERLRGQGIAVLYVSHRMDELYRICDRVTVLRDGRHIHTGDLADLDRMQLVSMMLGRDLSEVRRSGVTNFAAEGHEAARTPVLTATGLSSRLQLHDISVSLYAGEVLGLGGLLGSGRSETAKALSGALPLDAGEITVDGTTLKRLTPAAAIRAGISLLPEDRKAEGIVPGLSVRENIVLAAMPRLSRAGVVSRAKQDRIVDIFMKRLRIKASSPEQKVGELSGGNQQKVLLARWLCLEPKVLLLDEPTRGIDVGAKAEVQSLIDDLAGEGLAVLLISSDIEELIEGADRIVVLRGGAVAGELSGDDVAEDRLLEVLADHAPEPADRAPAAQEDPR from the coding sequence ATGGCACCACCCGAAGCAGTACCTCAGGCACCGGAGGCTGCCGGGAGCACGGCCTCCGCCGTGCTCGAAGCCCGCTCGGTGAGCAAACGGTTCCCCGGCGTCGTCGCCCTCGACGACGTCACCTTCTCCCTGCGCGCCGGGGAGACCCACGCGCTGGTCGGGGAGAACGGCGCGGGCAAGTCCACCCTCATCAAGGTGCTGACCGGTGTGTACCGGCCGGACGGGGGCGAACTGCGGATGACCGGCGAACCCGTGCGGTTCGCCCGGCCGTTCGAGGCGCAGCAGGCCGGTATCTCCACGATCTACCAGGAGGTCAACCTCGTCCCGCTGATGAGCGTGGCGCGGAACATCTTCCTGGGCCGCGAACCCAGGAACCGCTTCGGGCTGATCGACTTCGCCCGCATGCACCGGGAGACCGGCGAGCTGCTCGACGGCTTCGGCGTACGGGTGGACCCCCGCCGACCGCTGCACACCCTCGGGGTCGGTACCCAGCAGATGGTCGCCCTCGCGCGGGCGGTCTCCGTCAACGCCCAGGTCGTCATCATGGACGAGCCCACCTCCTCGCTCGAACCCCGCGAGGTGGAGACCCTCTTCCGCGTCATCGAACGCCTCCGAGGCCAGGGCATCGCGGTGCTGTACGTCAGCCACCGCATGGACGAGCTCTACCGGATCTGCGACCGGGTCACGGTCCTGCGCGACGGCCGCCACATCCACACCGGCGACCTCGCCGACCTCGACCGGATGCAGCTCGTGTCCATGATGCTCGGCCGCGACCTCTCCGAGGTGCGGCGCTCCGGAGTCACGAACTTCGCCGCGGAGGGACACGAGGCGGCCCGTACGCCCGTCCTCACCGCGACCGGCCTCTCCAGCAGGCTCCAGCTCCACGACATATCCGTTTCCCTGTACGCGGGAGAGGTGCTCGGCCTCGGCGGTCTCCTCGGCTCCGGCCGCAGCGAGACGGCGAAGGCACTGTCCGGTGCGCTGCCCCTGGACGCGGGCGAGATCACCGTCGACGGCACCACCCTGAAGCGCCTCACCCCGGCCGCCGCGATCCGCGCCGGGATCAGCCTGCTGCCCGAGGACCGCAAGGCCGAAGGCATCGTGCCCGGCCTCTCCGTCCGCGAGAACATCGTGCTGGCCGCCATGCCCCGCCTCTCCCGGGCAGGTGTCGTCTCGCGCGCCAAGCAGGACCGGATCGTCGACATCTTCATGAAGCGCCTGCGGATCAAGGCGTCGAGCCCCGAGCAGAAGGTCGGGGAACTCTCCGGCGGCAACCAGCAGAAGGTCCTGCTCGCCCGCTGGCTCTGCCTGGAACCCAAGGTGCTCCTGCTCGACGAACCCACCCGGGGCATCGACGTCGGCGCCAAGGCCGAGGTCCAGAGCCTCATCGACGACCTCGCCGGCGAGGGCCTCGCCGTCCTGCTCATCTCCTCCGACATCGAGGAGCTCATCGAAGGCGCCGACCGGATCGTCGTCCTGCGCGGCGGAGCCGTCGCGGGCGAGCTGTCGGGCGACGACGTGGCCGAGGACCGGCTGCTCGAAGTGCTCGCCGACCACGCACCGGAGCCGGCGGACAGGGCCCCGGCCGCCCAGGAGGACCCCCGATGA
- a CDS encoding LacI family DNA-binding transcriptional regulator — MAARLKDVAALAGVSVRTVSNVVSNAAAVAPATRARVMAAVEELGYRPNLAARNLRQGRTGLIGVVVPEIHSPYFGALAGLLIDAAQERGWTVLLERTDGRADLERRLLDGSEGHQVDGMIVSPWSTSPAELASLAGGLPMVVLGELEPDGSIDHVALDNVAAARDAARHLISRGRRRVAAIGLQSVLGHGTAELRAEGFRQGLREAGLSPVAEVEVADLHRTEGARALRELLRLPEPPDAVFCFSDELALGALRVAAEQGVRVPEDLALMGFDDIEDGRFATPSLTTIAPDREQIAERAVQCLTERVFGRLDALPARRIVVPHRVLPRESTGAEISPV; from the coding sequence GTGGCAGCGAGGCTCAAGGACGTCGCGGCGCTCGCGGGCGTGTCCGTACGGACCGTCTCCAACGTCGTGAGCAACGCGGCGGCCGTGGCCCCGGCGACGCGCGCCCGCGTCATGGCGGCGGTGGAGGAACTGGGCTACCGCCCCAATCTCGCCGCCCGCAACCTCCGGCAAGGGCGCACCGGACTCATCGGAGTGGTCGTGCCCGAGATCCACTCCCCCTACTTCGGCGCACTGGCGGGTCTCCTCATCGACGCGGCACAGGAGCGCGGCTGGACCGTACTCCTGGAGCGGACCGACGGGCGGGCGGACCTTGAGCGGCGGCTTCTCGACGGGTCCGAGGGGCACCAGGTCGACGGAATGATCGTCAGCCCGTGGTCGACGTCCCCCGCGGAGCTGGCCTCCCTGGCCGGGGGCCTGCCGATGGTGGTCCTGGGCGAGTTGGAGCCGGACGGTTCCATCGACCATGTCGCCCTGGACAACGTGGCGGCAGCCCGGGACGCCGCTCGCCATCTGATCTCGCGCGGCCGTCGGCGCGTCGCGGCGATCGGCCTGCAGTCCGTGCTCGGCCACGGCACGGCCGAACTGCGCGCGGAGGGCTTCCGGCAGGGGCTGCGGGAGGCCGGACTGAGTCCGGTGGCCGAGGTGGAGGTGGCCGACCTGCACCGGACGGAGGGAGCACGGGCTCTTCGTGAACTGCTCCGACTGCCAGAGCCGCCCGACGCCGTCTTCTGCTTCAGCGACGAACTCGCCCTCGGTGCGCTGCGCGTGGCTGCCGAGCAGGGCGTGCGGGTGCCGGAGGACCTGGCGCTGATGGGGTTCGACGACATCGAGGACGGCAGGTTCGCCACGCCGTCCCTCACCACGATCGCCCCTGACCGGGAGCAGATCGCCGAACGCGCGGTGCAGTGTCTGACCGAGCGCGTCTTCGGCCGGCTCGATGCGCTGCCTGCCCGCCGGATCGTGGTCCCGCACCGCGTGCTCCCCCGGGAGAGCACCGGAGCCGAGATCTCCCCGGTGTGA
- a CDS encoding AbfB domain-containing protein, translating into MKSAAPAPRRRPWWKRLTAGTGLLALLATALVGAGTAPAAAAPTAWAPKPAPMTTPWTNQVSVDNPLPEYPRPQLARPDWANLNGIWDFAVTGRDAGQPASFSEQIRVPFVAESALSGIKRKITENDKLWYKRTFTVPSNWNGRRVVLNFGASDWQSTVWVNGTQVGAHKGGFDSFSYDITPQLNGGTNTVVVSVYDPTQTGGQAVGKQRLNDVNPHPGGGIFYTAASGIWQTVWLEPVAASHVTRLDMTPNLGNSTLRVKVQAAAAGGRTARVTVSGGGTVVGTATGAPGTDISVPVPNPRLWSPDDPFLYDVRAELLDGTSVVDTVGSYAGMRSIAVAKVDNILRPVLNGKFVFQTGTLDQGYWPDGIYTAPTDAALRSDLQAHKDLGFNMVRKHIKVEPQRWFYWADKLGLLVWQDMPSMDTGKTPDAAARTQWEAEYHAIIDQHRSSPSVVMWVNQNEGWGQYDQARIANEVKAYDPSRLVNNMSGVNCCGSVDGGNGDVVDNHIYVGPGNTAPTATRAAVLGEFGGLGYKVAGHEWYPGGGFSYEDQASIGALNNRFVGLLDAIRVGQLPAGLSASVYTEITDVENEANGLLTYDRQVVKVDTARVKAANQALIQASKNPAPPVTLPTGQYKSLRVTTPGHTNKYLRHSEALAHTAVVDSGSSALLKNDATWKVVTGLANSNCYSFESRNYPGEYLRHREFRVRRDADDGSALFKADATWCAVAGQGGVRLSSVNLPGSYMRHIGSEVWLATPGGGHAWDNAATFTEDTTWAVDGPWAP; encoded by the coding sequence ATGAAGTCTGCAGCACCCGCACCGCGTCGTCGCCCCTGGTGGAAACGGTTAACCGCCGGCACCGGCCTGCTGGCACTGCTCGCCACCGCACTCGTCGGAGCCGGCACCGCCCCGGCCGCCGCCGCGCCCACGGCCTGGGCCCCGAAGCCGGCGCCGATGACGACGCCCTGGACCAACCAGGTGTCCGTCGACAACCCGCTCCCCGAATACCCGCGTCCTCAGCTCGCGCGCCCCGACTGGGCCAATCTCAACGGCATATGGGACTTCGCGGTGACCGGCCGTGACGCCGGGCAGCCGGCGTCGTTCTCCGAGCAGATCCGGGTGCCGTTCGTCGCGGAGTCCGCTCTGTCCGGCATCAAACGGAAGATCACCGAGAACGACAAGCTCTGGTACAAGCGGACCTTCACCGTGCCGTCGAACTGGAACGGCCGCCGTGTCGTGCTCAACTTCGGCGCGTCGGACTGGCAGAGCACCGTCTGGGTCAACGGCACGCAGGTGGGCGCGCACAAGGGCGGCTTCGACTCGTTCTCGTACGACATCACGCCGCAGCTCAACGGCGGTACCAACACCGTCGTCGTCTCCGTGTACGACCCGACGCAGACCGGCGGGCAGGCCGTCGGGAAGCAGCGGCTCAACGATGTGAACCCGCATCCGGGCGGCGGCATCTTCTACACCGCGGCCTCGGGGATCTGGCAGACGGTCTGGCTGGAGCCCGTGGCGGCGTCGCACGTCACCCGGCTCGACATGACACCCAACCTCGGCAACAGCACGCTGCGGGTGAAGGTGCAGGCGGCAGCCGCCGGCGGCCGCACCGCACGGGTCACCGTGTCCGGCGGGGGCACCGTGGTGGGCACGGCGACCGGAGCGCCCGGCACCGACATCTCCGTGCCCGTGCCGAATCCGCGGCTGTGGAGCCCGGACGACCCGTTCCTGTACGACGTACGCGCCGAACTGCTCGACGGGACGAGCGTGGTGGACACGGTGGGCAGCTACGCGGGCATGCGGTCGATCGCGGTCGCGAAGGTCGACAACATCCTGCGCCCCGTCCTCAACGGGAAGTTCGTCTTCCAGACCGGCACGCTCGACCAGGGCTACTGGCCCGACGGCATCTACACGGCACCCACCGACGCCGCTCTCAGGTCCGACCTCCAGGCACACAAGGACCTCGGGTTCAACATGGTCCGCAAGCACATCAAGGTCGAACCGCAGCGCTGGTTCTACTGGGCGGACAAGCTGGGCCTCCTCGTCTGGCAGGACATGCCGTCGATGGACACCGGGAAGACCCCCGACGCGGCGGCACGGACCCAGTGGGAGGCCGAGTACCACGCGATCATCGACCAGCACCGGAGCTCGCCCTCGGTGGTCATGTGGGTCAACCAGAACGAGGGATGGGGCCAGTACGACCAGGCCAGGATCGCGAACGAGGTCAAAGCGTACGATCCGTCGCGGCTGGTCAACAACATGAGCGGGGTCAACTGCTGCGGATCCGTGGACGGCGGGAACGGGGACGTGGTGGACAACCACATCTACGTCGGCCCCGGCAACACCGCGCCCACCGCCACCCGGGCCGCGGTCCTCGGCGAGTTCGGCGGGCTGGGGTACAAGGTCGCGGGCCACGAGTGGTACCCCGGCGGCGGCTTCAGCTACGAGGACCAGGCGAGCATCGGCGCGCTGAACAACCGGTTCGTCGGGCTCCTGGACGCCATACGCGTCGGCCAGCTCCCGGCCGGTCTCTCGGCCTCCGTGTACACGGAGATCACGGACGTCGAGAACGAGGCGAACGGGCTGCTCACCTACGACCGCCAGGTGGTCAAGGTGGACACCGCCCGGGTCAAGGCCGCCAACCAGGCGCTCATCCAGGCGTCGAAGAACCCCGCACCGCCGGTCACCCTTCCCACCGGGCAGTACAAGTCGCTCCGGGTCACCACGCCGGGCCATACGAACAAGTACCTGCGCCACTCGGAGGCGCTGGCCCACACGGCGGTCGTCGACAGCGGCAGCAGCGCTCTGCTGAAGAACGACGCCACCTGGAAGGTCGTCACCGGCCTGGCGAACAGCAACTGCTATTCGTTCGAGTCCCGCAACTATCCTGGCGAGTACCTGCGCCACCGGGAGTTCCGGGTCCGCCGCGACGCGGACGACGGCTCAGCGCTGTTCAAGGCGGACGCCACCTGGTGTGCGGTCGCGGGGCAGGGAGGAGTGCGGCTGTCGAGCGTCAACCTGCCCGGCAGCTACATGCGCCACATCGGCTCGGAGGTGTGGCTGGCAACTCCTGGCGGCGGTCACGCGTGGGACAACGCGGCCACCTTCACCGAGGACACCACCTGGGCCGTGGACGGGCCCTGGGCGCCGTGA
- a CDS encoding phosphotransferase family protein, with translation MDEHLAVAEPYVDDRGWSRTRRWAEEQVGGGRPVDAVERLRGGWTSEMRRLRFGGPDTPRWFVLRSFVKPFFVRHAEGLLTREADILRLLARSDVPVAVLEAVDATARHCDHPSLLMTLLPGTVRLGEEDAGLRTELLARQLVGIHRVRVPAGARPRVYEAWTSPERVSLPGATERTHLWQRAVDVIRRDPPDHRPCFLHRDFHPGNVLFSGHGADTRITGVVDWVETSWGPADLDVAHCSTALALLHGPGEAMRLAERYVAAGGVLSGDPSAHLYWRILDALAFSNVEKVALPWRELGRTDLTPALLTSRLEDYLHALFRRYG, from the coding sequence ATGGACGAACATCTCGCCGTCGCTGAGCCGTACGTCGACGACCGGGGCTGGTCCCGTACGCGCAGGTGGGCCGAGGAGCAGGTGGGCGGGGGCCGTCCTGTGGACGCCGTCGAGCGACTGCGTGGCGGATGGACTTCGGAGATGCGCCGCCTGCGCTTCGGCGGACCGGACACCCCTCGGTGGTTCGTGCTGCGGTCGTTCGTCAAGCCCTTCTTCGTCCGCCACGCGGAAGGGCTCCTCACCCGGGAGGCGGACATCCTGCGGCTCCTCGCGCGGAGCGATGTGCCGGTGGCCGTGCTGGAAGCCGTTGACGCGACCGCGCGGCACTGCGACCATCCGTCGTTGCTCATGACGCTGCTCCCCGGCACGGTGCGCCTGGGCGAGGAGGACGCGGGGCTGCGGACGGAGCTTCTGGCGCGCCAACTGGTCGGCATCCACCGGGTGCGCGTCCCGGCCGGTGCCCGGCCGCGCGTCTACGAAGCCTGGACCTCTCCGGAACGGGTGAGTCTGCCCGGAGCCACGGAGCGGACGCACCTGTGGCAGCGCGCCGTCGACGTCATCCGCCGTGATCCCCCGGACCACCGGCCCTGCTTCCTGCACCGCGACTTCCACCCCGGCAACGTGCTCTTCAGCGGACACGGCGCCGACACACGGATCACCGGAGTCGTCGACTGGGTCGAGACGTCCTGGGGGCCGGCGGACCTCGACGTGGCTCACTGCTCCACGGCCCTGGCTCTCCTGCACGGCCCGGGGGAAGCGATGCGGCTGGCCGAGCGGTACGTAGCCGCCGGAGGTGTCCTGAGCGGTGACCCCTCGGCTCACCTGTACTGGCGGATCCTGGACGCGCTCGCCTTCTCGAATGTCGAGAAGGTCGCGCTGCCCTGGCGCGAGCTGGGACGCACCGACCTGACACCGGCCCTGCTCACGAGCCGGCTGGAGGACTACCTCCACGCACTCTTCCGCCGGTACGGCTGA